In Rhodamnia argentea isolate NSW1041297 chromosome 5, ASM2092103v1, whole genome shotgun sequence, the DNA window TCCGGTGAAGCAATGGGTCAAGTCCCGGCGCGACGATACCTTATGATTATGAGAACAAATTAATTCATTAGCTGTTGCAGATGGGGACTTGGGTCATCACATAGACCAAAGTAAGTGTCTGATTTGAATGGTGTACTCAATTGGCCAGACAGCAATAGATTTTGGACTTCTAGGACAATCGTGATCGAAGAAAGATTTGATCCATTTCGACGAAGATTAGTGGAGGGCTTAAAAAGCTCTAAATCTAAGTGCGTGCAAAGGAATCGGGATCCGCCTAGAATCGGATtggaccggcccggaaccggtggGTCTCAAGGGAATCGGTCCAATTCCCGGTTCCAATAAACTGGAGCCGGTGGATACCGGTTTGGTTCATGATATCTGGTCTACAACTACCCACCTAGCCACCCGGACCATactaataatatatatatttttaaggtttatgcaaaattaaaatgttaaatTCCTAATCTCACTCATTATCATCTCGTCTCATCTCGGTGTCTCTTGTTTCAACTCTCTCAAGCAACTCCCTTGATCTCTCCGTCTCTCCACTCTCAACTCTCGGTGACTCACGGCCGCGTTTTCAGCCGTTCCTTGCAGAGACGACTCACGGCCTTGCCTCCCCCGGCCCCCCTTCCATTTGTCGTGAGTTGGAAACCTTAATTGCTACCACTCGCCCctttttagtttcttcaatCTACTCACTGTAGAAGTACTGAGAGAAAAGTGTAAGATTCTTTGTatgtgtttaaattttttttaacaaataacAAGGCAAATAAAGAAGAAGGCATTCTTTTTTtgctagaaaaaataaaaggttcGGTGGGACCAGTTCATTGCTTGTTGAAAAACAAGCCATTGATTGCGTGAAAGGACCGGTTCCATGCATCCATCGAGAAACCAGACCACAAACGGACGACTTTCGGTTCTAGAGAGGAAACCGTCCACGCTGAAACCGATCACCTCTATCTGAATCTTGAACAAAACCGAAAAAGAACGTAACATTGCTATCATAGGAAGAGGACAACACCTAGGTTGCCTTGCCAAGCACACATCCGACATAAGCAGTATTGTCTGGCCCAATGGGCCCATTATGTGAAGGACGTAATAAGTCACAGCCCAAGCCCAACTCCTCGGAAACACCCAGAATTCACGAACCCACCACCGGCTCTATCTTCCTTCCATTTTTTCTATTTGCGGTCGCCGACTTATAAATCGCAACGCAACGCAAGACGCTTACCATTTACCCAAAGCGCCGACTCTTTCTTCCCTCTCCCCTCCCCAACGTCGGTTCCTTCTCTTTGCGCAACCATCTTCGAGCCTTGTTTCAACCCATTTGTATCTGATTCAAGAATTCGCGTTTGGGTAATGGTTGGGGCGTGGTTGTCACTCGTGTTTGATCTCGTCGACGCAAGAATAATCTCCGGAACCATGTTCTGATCTTTATGTGCCGGTCAAATCGATTCAGAGCTCAGTCCTTTCTcgtttctttctctccttctgCAGATCTTTGGTGGTGGGTGACTGCAGAAGAGAGAGGATCGTTCAGCTCAGATGCCGGCCGTCGCTGCCGCCGCCGTCCAAAAGGCGGCAATTCCTCCTCTGTAAGTACTTTCTTGGTTTTGACTTTCGGACATACCATCGGTAAAAGAATACAGAAAGACGTTTTTCTCTCTGTCCGTGTATCATTTAGCATGGCGCTTTAAGCAACAGAAAACGGGTATCAAAGCAATCAAATTTGCAGCTAAAAGGGTTCAATTTGCTGCAGACTTCAAATAAATTTTGGCTTTATTAGATCTGTTGATGCACTCTGTACGCATATGTGGGATGTTCTCAGTGAAGTCTCTTTCGCCTCTCCAAGCTCTATTAACCGCAGAGTTTATGATCAAGAGTGTCACTTCGCTTGGAGCCTATTGAAAAGTACTTTATTTGATGTAAAGGAATCATACTTTTGTCTATGGATCCCACGTATTTCGAGAAGAGAGAATAGAGGCGTGTCTGGATCGAAATTTTGAGGAAACAAAGAGTTTTGGCCTAGTTTGTTATACAGTGGAAAAGTTGGAAACTGTTCAGAAGTTTTTAGCGGCAAGCGGGGAGTACTGAGGCTATCTAGCTCGGTCAAGCTGCTATTTGATGTTTTTCCGACACCGTTTGGCTGATCATCGTTATGCAGACTTAGATGTCTATCGTTCGTTCGGGCATTTCTGAGCCGACTTGATTGTTCTTCGTAGTCTTTTAGCAGTTGGCACTACCATCTCGCTGAACCGTTCTTTTGCATTCTTGTAATTTAAACAGGCACTTGAATGCTAGTCCGCGCGGATGGACCAGGACCTCCGGGACCGTCTCCGTGCATCCGAAGGCCGGTAAATTCCTATTGTGCAGCCTGGCGTTTACTTGTGACTACCATCGGCCGGTAAGGCCTGTGTTATCAACCAGCATTGGGCAGCAATTTCAGATATTCGAAGGTGCATATTCGTTCTTCATGCTTATGTATGCTCCATTGCTTTGAACAGATTTAACCGTTAATAAAGCCAACACGGCGAAGAACTAGGATTCTTTACCTGAatgaatgaactttttcttGTCACCTTTTCGCCCTCGAACTGTTTTCGATCCCTCATTGAGCAAAGGAGTAACTGCGCGAATAGCTTTTGTTTGTAACAATAAGGAAGATGAGAGGGTATGATTTACAAAATGAGACAGATTGTCAAGTAGTTTCTTGATACTCAGTCATTGTTatcgaaaatttttgttttgttaaactTCTAGAAATGATCATGTAAACATTACATTTTCCAGATTTCGCAGGTCGGCAGCCTCTTTTACGCCTGTCCCCAGCATCGACTTCATTGTTCGGCAAGGACCGGAGTATGTTACCGCCGAGAACCGGAAGGCGCAAATGCCCGGCGCCTCCAAAAGTGTACCTGGACTATCCTTTCAGCATCCCTTACCCTAAGATCGTGAAGAAGCCGGAGTGGTGGTGGCGGACCCTGGCGTGCGTTCCCTACCTGATGGCCCTGCAGGTCTCCGACACCGCCTTCTACTTCCAGCCCTTGATGGAGCACTACGAGCAATTCGAGTTCCTGAGCTACTATATCCCGGGGGCGATCCGGCGCCTCCCAACCTGGTTCCTGATGGTGTACTGCTTCGCCGTGTACCTCGGGGTCGTGCGGAACCGGAAGTGGCCGCACTTCTTCCGATACCACGTGATGATGGGGATCCTGCTGGAGAACGTGCTGCAGATCGTGTGGTACGCGAGCAACTTCGCGCCGCTGATCCACTACGGCGGCAGGTTCGGGATGTACTACTGGGCGATGGTTGGGTCCGCGTTCATATTGCTGCTGATGGAGTGTGTGAGGTGCGCGGTCGCGGGGATCTACGCGAACATCCCATTCGTCAGCGACGCCGCGTACATACACACTCCATACGTTAAGGGAGATGATTGATCGGAAGCCGGAATATCATATATAGAAGAAATTTTCCGGCAGAGTAACTTTGTAGGAAGAGAGTCATCATGTCAAATTTGATGGCTTCTTGTGCTTTGTACTTCTCCAGTTGAAAGTGTGAAACTCCTTTCATTTATTTCCCGAAACGCGGAAATTTTTACTTGATTAATAATGTATATGAtagaatttatttataaaatatagAACGGGGTCGTTTTCGAGTTATTATATTACTTGGATAAATCGATTTCCTCCGGTGTTACGATAACTCTATTTGTTCAGCCTATGACCTTGGCGCCTGCCGATACGAGAACTGTTAAGTCaaaacaatctctccctctcgtTCTCGAACGCTCTCAGAACATGAACAGCAGTCCAGGCAGCGGCGGCACAAGCTCGGATGGCTACGCGGGCGACATCAGCTCGTTCGCGTACGACATGGTGTTCATAATCGGTTtcatcgtcctcgtcctcgtcatcACCCTCTCCTCCTACCTCTGCATCCGTGCTAACCGCCGGGCGGTCATCCCGGCTAGGATTGTGCTCCGGCGATTCGACGTCGAGTCGGCCCAAGCGCGTAGGGGGATCGACGAGGCCACACTCCGGGGCTACCCGACGGTGCTGTTCTCGAGCGTGAAGCACCACGAGAAGAACAACTCAGCGGACTCGAGCGATGGTGTTGGCGGTGGTTCTTGCTCGATATGCCTGGGAGAATACAAGGAGAGCGATGTACTGCGACTGTTGCCGGAGTGCGGGCACTTCTTCCACATGAAGTGCGTCGATCCGTGGCTGAGATTGCACGCCACGTGCCCCGTCTGCAGGAAGTCGCCGGTGCCCGTGGCCGTACGGGCCGATGGCAATTCTCACGGCGGAGACAGGTAAGTTAGGCGGTTGATTCAAAAGGAGGTTCGCcggaaaatgattaaaatggaACGGCTCCTGTAGATGCTTTGTGGATATCCACTGTTGATACGCGTCTGTAGCATTTACGAAATGAAGCACTGAAGTTTTGAATCCTCAACGTTTTGAAACTACCTCTGTTTCTTTGGCCTCAGCAGAGCCaatctcttctgattttttcccttcaggtaccaattttttttttttttttttgcaattgaaatTGTGGCTGGAAATTTTTAGACGGAAAAGGCTGCAATTGGATTTTTGAAAGGGTAAGACAAGTtaggagaagatgatgaagaagacaggagTTGACCAAATTGATTGGCCGAGGGATGGAAGGGAAGTCATTATCGACATGATGAGAGCCGGACCAAATATCAACACCCATTTCGACTTATACTTCACGAAATCCGCCGGGGCTGCTGGTTTTAtataaatttagtttttttctttgacaTATGGGAACATACTAATCAAACCCTCGGATTTGATAATCCAGTTGTAACCCAATGACCCGTGATGTGGACGAACATCGTTTTACTTTGTTGAAAACGTAGCACAACAAACCAAAGCCCACATCTTGTAAACTATAGGTaagggaaaattgttaaaaaaatcataaacctttcacatttttatcgggacaagtgtcaaaaaagtcctaaacctattgcattagtgccaattcagtcctaaacctttttttggtgccaattcagtcctaaaccttttgcattggtgccaattaagtcctaaacctttttttggtgctaatttagtcttaaaccttccgtattgttgccaattcagtcctaaatcttttatatttataccaattgagttaatccggccaattttgataaaaaatcgctgacgtggacatcgattgtcctacatgacacggctAACGCTAACttggactttttttaatattattttaatattttaaataaattttaagcatttttttggtttttttcaaaattatttttaaaaattatttaaaatattaaaaaaatattaaaaaaatccacgttagcgccaaccgtgccatgtaggataattgacctccatgccagtgatttccaatcaaaattggccgaattgactcaattgacataaatacaaaatttttaggactaaattggcactattgtaaaagtttaggattgaattgacactaataaaaggtgtaggacttaattggcaccaatcaaagggtttaggactgaattggcacccaaaaaaggtttgagattgaattggcactaatgcaataggtttaggacttttttgacacttttccccatttttatcaattcagttctaaattttttaagtttgtcgattcaatcttaactcttttcattttctgccgattcagtcctatttATCGACATGAATACCGACTGTCTTACGTGACGTCGCCaacattgacgtggataatttttaaatatttctattttaaaaaaaaatccatttttcctatcttttccTTTGCTGGCTTCAAGGTTGGCGATCCCCGCCGAATTAGGGCCGACAGGGGTCGTCGGCCACCGAGTAAGGAGTGGCGAGGGTCGGCCCCTTGGAGAGAGCCGACGGGCCGCCGACCCCCATGGGTCcttgggcaagggccgcgaaTCCCCCGCGGCCGAAGGCGAGAGGTTGCGACCATCGCCCTTGCGGGCCATGGGAAGGGCGTTGCAACGCTCACTCGCCCCTGCCGTGGCCAAATCTGGTCATGGTGACTCATGCTGGCCTAAATCTAGCCATGGTGAGGgggggcgagggccgcgacgccctcGCCGTGGCCCAAGAGGGCGCTCGGCCGCGAGGGATTCAAGACCCTTGCCCAAGGACCCGCGAGGATCGCCAACCCCCACCGACTCTTGCCCAGGGGCTGGCGACCCCCATTGCCCCTTGCCTAGGGGTCGCCGAGCTTAAAACCAGCAAaccaaagaacaaaaaaagcaatttttttcaataaaaattttaaaacataaGCCATATCCGGCGAAtatgactgaatcggcacaaagtgcaaagatttaagattaaatcggcaaacttaaaaggtttagaactgaattggtaaaagtatgaaacgtttaagatttttttgacaattttccctgtAGAAGTTCTGCATGTGTGAACCTCTGTAGATGTAAACGGCAACCTACCTTAACAAGGAAAAAGACATTGCACCTTGTACAAATCTCATACGTGGGAACCTTCTAATGCTTCTCGACCTTCAGATATGGTGCATTGACTTCACTAAGTTCGGATGCATTAAGCTCGCGTGTTGCGGGTTTATGCCATAATCAGtccaaagggaaaaaggggCAGTAGAAAAGAATTGAAACAGCAGAGCGTGAATACCATCTACAGAGAATGATACGAGTTTAGGACCAAGAATACCAACGCATCACTACATAATTAATGCTCAACATGGTATGAGATCTACCGATTAAATCTCATGAGGTCACCTTCACAATTGATCACGGGACTCGCGTGGAGGCGACCACTGTGATTCGGCAGCAGAAGATATAATGACATCTTTCTACTAAGCCTAATATTCATCTTAAATGAATTGTGAAAAGTTTCTGCCTCGAAATTAAGGGCCTGAATGAATTAACCAAAAGAACGGGTCAGCTGCAGTCAAGTGGCTTTGGCTGGAAGAAGTTGAGAGGCAAGCTCCAGCACCCCCGACATAGGAGCGTCATTCTATGAAAGTGTAAAGACATTTAATGCAATGAGAATCACATCAGGTTCATGAAAAGGCCGAGAAAATTTTTAAGGAGTAAGTCTCACTAACCAGATAAACGACATCAAATGCCTTGCGGTAGCTATTGATAGAACCCTCAATATTGTCATTCCTGGAAAAGATGTTCACATTGTCAAGGAAGTAGATGAATCTGCAGAGAACAGACTTATCTAGCAGTGACCGCTTCTTAAACAAGGAAATTGAATACAAAAAGGTGTCAACATGCAAAAATCAGACCAGTCATTTCACgacttaagtacactacaagtgccaaaatttgGGTATGGCGcccattttagtgtcaaaactttcaaaatagtcacttaagtgctaaaaaagatcacttcgagtgccaaaacttttaaaaacgatcacttaagtgtc includes these proteins:
- the LOC115750324 gene encoding protein TIC 20-IV, chloroplastic-like, with the translated sequence MPAVAAAAVQKAAIPPLHLNASPRGWTRTSGTVSVHPKAGKFLLCSLAFTCDYHRPVRPVLSTSIGQQFQIFEGRQPLLRLSPASTSLFGKDRSMLPPRTGRRKCPAPPKVYLDYPFSIPYPKIVKKPEWWWRTLACVPYLMALQVSDTAFYFQPLMEHYEQFEFLSYYIPGAIRRLPTWFLMVYCFAVYLGVVRNRKWPHFFRYHVMMGILLENVLQIVWYASNFAPLIHYGGRFGMYYWAMVGSAFILLLMECVRCAVAGIYANIPFVSDAAYIHTPYVKGDD
- the LOC115750342 gene encoding RING-H2 finger protein ATL67-like, which produces MTLAPADTRTVKSKQSLPLVLERSQNMNSSPGSGGTSSDGYAGDISSFAYDMVFIIGFIVLVLVITLSSYLCIRANRRAVIPARIVLRRFDVESAQARRGIDEATLRGYPTVLFSSVKHHEKNNSADSSDGVGGGSCSICLGEYKESDVLRLLPECGHFFHMKCVDPWLRLHATCPVCRKSPVPVAVRADGNSHGGDR